Proteins encoded together in one Halothermothrix orenii H 168 window:
- a CDS encoding DUF3795 domain-containing protein yields MIFINNKLNSDLIAPCGFYCGSCPSYLSGKCKGCYNNETDKCFTYDCVLKKDINFCGECKDFPCNYIINNEKATLISKKWLKWKKQQYK; encoded by the coding sequence GTGATATTTATCAATAATAAATTAAACTCTGATTTAATAGCACCTTGTGGTTTTTATTGTGGGAGTTGTCCTTCTTATTTATCTGGAAAGTGTAAGGGATGTTATAATAATGAAACAGATAAATGCTTCACATATGATTGTGTATTAAAAAAAGATATTAATTTTTGTGGAGAATGCAAAGATTTTCCATGTAATTACATTATTAACAATGAAAAAGCGACTCTTATAAGTAAGAAATGGTTGAAATGGAAAAAACAACAATATAAATAA
- a CDS encoding DUF6364 family protein, with the protein MQKKLTLSINEDLIEFAHVFSKKTNQSISHIVEEYLNELKKQENNPDKNNFKPKINKLYGAFESQPIPDKKELRRNFHEKNYN; encoded by the coding sequence ATGCAAAAAAAGCTTACTTTGAGCATTAATGAAGATTTAATTGAATTCGCACATGTTTTTTCTAAAAAAACTAACCAATCCATTTCCCATATTGTAGAAGAATATCTTAATGAACTTAAAAAACAAGAAAACAATCCTGATAAAAATAATTTTAAACCCAAAATAAATAAGTTATATGGTGCCTTTGAAAGCCAACCTATTCCAGATAAAAAAGAGTTGAGGAGAAATTTTCATGAAAAAAATTACAATTGA
- a CDS encoding PIN domain-containing protein, giving the protein MKKITIDLNVILDFLNKRKKHVQAAKIIELCNDNQIQGYICAHEITTLAYFLMKNYNNSNKVKFVLNELLDMFKIIPITETILRKALNSKIKDFEDAVIEISSHENEIDYIVTRNLDDFKHSSVKSISPTEFLALYNKFN; this is encoded by the coding sequence ATGAAAAAAATTACAATTGATCTTAATGTTATTCTTGATTTTTTAAACAAAAGAAAAAAACATGTACAAGCAGCTAAAATAATAGAATTATGCAATGACAACCAAATTCAAGGATATATATGTGCACATGAAATTACCACTTTAGCTTATTTTCTTATGAAAAATTACAATAACTCTAACAAAGTAAAATTTGTTCTTAATGAACTTTTAGATATGTTTAAAATAATACCAATAACAGAAACAATCCTAAGAAAAGCCTTAAATTCCAAAATTAAAGATTTTGAAGATGCAGTAATAGAAATCAGTTCACATGAAAACGAAATAGATTATATAGTTACACGAAATTTAGATGATTTTAAACACAGTAGTGTGAAATCGATTAGTCCAACTGAATTTCTTGCTCTCTATAATAAATTTAATTAG
- a CDS encoding type II toxin-antitoxin system Phd/YefM family antitoxin, with amino-acid sequence MPNIRPVSDLRNNFKQISELCHEEGEPVFLTKNGKGDMVVMSQALYEKQQSLIELYQKLGEAELESESNKNRISHKDLIKEMKAKLNE; translated from the coding sequence ATGCCTAATATTAGACCTGTTTCAGACTTAAGAAATAATTTTAAACAAATATCAGAGTTATGCCATGAAGAAGGTGAACCAGTATTTTTAACCAAAAATGGCAAAGGCGATATGGTTGTTATGAGTCAGGCTCTTTACGAAAAACAACAGTCTTTAATAGAACTATATCAAAAATTAGGAGAAGCAGAATTAGAAAGTGAATCAAATAAAAATAGAATTTCTCATAAAGATTTAATAAAAGAAATGAAGGCTAAGTTAAATGAGTAA
- a CDS encoding type II toxin-antitoxin system mRNA interferase toxin, RelE/StbE family, protein MSKKYKILYLPIARKDLIEIIEYIQQDNPSAALELLNKIEETISKLENFPYMGTQPKDSLLQYKGYRVLIIESFLVFYVVKGNKSEVEIRRIIHGKRKYDFLL, encoded by the coding sequence ATGAGTAAAAAATATAAAATATTATATCTCCCCATCGCCCGTAAAGATTTAATAGAGATAATTGAATATATTCAACAAGACAACCCAAGTGCAGCCTTAGAATTATTAAATAAAATAGAAGAAACAATTTCTAAACTAGAAAATTTTCCATATATGGGTACACAACCAAAAGATTCATTATTACAATATAAGGGTTATCGGGTATTAATAATTGAAAGTTTCTTAGTTTTCTACGTAGTAAAAGGAAATAAATCAGAAGTCGAAATTAGGAGGATCATTCATGGTAAAAGAAAATATGATTTTTTACTCTAA
- a CDS encoding IS3 family transposase (programmed frameshift), with translation MGRKKYSEEFKREAVELSFSSDKSCTVIAKELGISYHNLIRWRREYKNKGDLAFPGNGKQKLTPEQEEIQRLKKELNDIKIERDIFKKSSAHLLKGTEIIYGFIRDHSDEFTVERMCQVLNVSRSGYYSWLSRKPGKRQLTNEKLKLKIDKIYWQNRGRYGSPRIHKQLKKDGYYYNIKRIERLMRVMGLKAIQKRKFKRTTNSDHNLPSKNNLLKRNFSVTQPNKVWVSDITYIPTKEGWLYLSVVIDLYSRKVVGWSMDKHMTKRLVIDALEMAVLNRNPSRGLIFHSDRGSQYVSHDFQKTLWKYGIISSMSRKGDCWDNAVAESFFATLKTELIFHNKYQSRAQAKRDIFEYIEIFYNRIRLHSSLDYKSPEDYEKERKTSKLCV, from the exons ATGGGAAGGAAAAAATATTCAGAAGAATTTAAAAGAGAAGCTGTGGAACTTAGTTTTAGCTCGGATAAATCTTGCACAGTTATAGCAAAAGAACTAGGTATAAGTTATCATAATCTAATCAGATGGCGTAGGGAATACAAAAACAAAGGTGACTTAGCTTTCCCAGGCAATGGTAAACAAAAGTTAACCCCTGAACAGGAAGAAATTCAAAGACTAAAAAAAGAATTAAATGATATAAAAATAGAGCGTGATATAT TTAAAAAAAGCAGTGCGCATCTTCTCAAAGGAACCGAAATAATATATGGTTTCATCCGGGATCACAGTGATGAATTTACTGTGGAAAGGATGTGCCAGGTTTTAAATGTATCCCGGTCAGGATATTACAGCTGGTTAAGTAGAAAACCTGGTAAAAGACAGCTTACAAATGAAAAATTAAAGTTAAAGATTGATAAAATATACTGGCAGAACAGGGGAAGATATGGTAGTCCCCGGATACATAAACAGCTTAAAAAAGATGGTTATTATTACAATATTAAGCGTATTGAACGGCTAATGAGAGTAATGGGATTAAAAGCAATACAGAAAAGAAAGTTTAAAAGGACAACTAATTCTGACCATAATCTCCCTTCAAAAAATAATCTTCTCAAACGTAATTTTAGTGTTACCCAACCTAATAAAGTCTGGGTATCAGACATAACATATATTCCAACAAAAGAAGGCTGGCTTTATCTTTCAGTAGTGATTGACCTTTACTCTCGCAAGGTAGTAGGTTGGTCAATGGACAAGCATATGACAAAAAGGTTAGTGATTGATGCATTGGAAATGGCCGTACTAAATCGTAATCCCTCCAGGGGATTAATTTTTCATTCTGACAGAGGTAGTCAGTATGTCAGCCATGATTTTCAAAAAACACTGTGGAAATACGGTATTATTTCATCAATGAGCCGCAAAGGTGATTGCTGGGACAATGCAGTAGCTGAAAGTTTTTTTGCAACACTAAAAACAGAATTGATTTTCCACAACAAGTATCAGAGCAGGGCTCAGGCAAAACGTGATATATTTGAGTATATAGAGATTTTTTATAATAGGATTCGATTACATTCTTCACTAGATTATAAAAGCCCGGAAGATTACGAGAAAGAAAGAAAAACGTCTAAACTATGTGTCTAA
- a CDS encoding CPBP family intramembrane glutamic endopeptidase, which produces MLVFNNLISAILSVFVFSLIPFVFYYFNRKEYKDFFNYIGLIKPKKKTIIHSIIVSILYVSLIFFVYYLFDLFTILKSPGTVSGNLKQLGFGIQAVLILLIRSIIGTGLWEEIIFRGFLGKRLYNKLGFLYGNIIQSILFGLLHGVIFFDINKIIVIIVLTLTTGIFGYIFGYLNERLGNGSIIPSWCAHSVANIISFSLIAFVI; this is translated from the coding sequence ATGTTGGTATTTAATAATTTAATTTCAGCAATTTTATCTGTGTTTGTTTTTTCGCTTATTCCATTTGTATTTTATTATTTTAATAGAAAAGAATATAAAGATTTTTTTAATTACATTGGTTTAATAAAACCTAAGAAAAAAACAATTATTCATTCTATCATTGTATCTATTTTATATGTTAGTTTAATATTTTTTGTTTATTATTTGTTTGATTTGTTTACTATTTTAAAATCACCGGGTACAGTAAGTGGGAATCTAAAACAATTGGGGTTTGGAATTCAAGCAGTTTTAATACTACTAATTAGATCTATTATTGGTACAGGATTATGGGAAGAAATTATTTTCAGAGGATTTTTAGGTAAAAGATTATATAATAAATTAGGATTTTTATATGGAAATATAATTCAATCTATTTTATTTGGATTATTACATGGTGTTATATTTTTTGATATTAATAAAATAATTGTAATTATTGTATTAACTTTAACGACTGGTATATTTGGTTATATATTTGGATATTTGAATGAGCGTTTAGGGAATGGTAGTATTATCCCTAGTTGGTGTGCCCATTCAGTAGCAAATATTATTTCATTTTCATTAATTGCTTTTGTTATATAG
- a CDS encoding class I SAM-dependent methyltransferase → MKGGYKETEKYWDKVFKQEDLYDPFEKLSYSEMEEAIQWLCKDSDFILDFGCGNGKVLNRCLNYKVKKVYGIDLSEQAINIAKKVVNNNQLQDKCNYLYGGIDLLKKLMIIHMMEQFYLI, encoded by the coding sequence ATGAAAGGTGGCTATAAAGAAACAGAAAAGTATTGGGATAAGGTGTTTAAGCAAGAAGATTTATATGATCCTTTTGAAAAGTTATCTTATTCAGAAATGGAAGAAGCGATTCAATGGTTATGTAAAGATTCAGATTTTATACTTGATTTTGGTTGTGGTAACGGTAAAGTTCTTAATAGATGTTTAAATTATAAAGTTAAAAAAGTTTACGGAATTGATTTATCTGAACAAGCAATAAATATTGCAAAAAAAGTGGTTAATAATAATCAATTACAGGATAAATGTAATTATTTATATGGAGGAATTGATTTATTAAAAAAGTTAATGATAATACATATGATGGAGCAATTTTATTTAATATAA
- a CDS encoding HEPN domain-containing protein has protein sequence MSNENYWLEIASYDLKTAEAMLNSKRFLYVGFMCHQSIEKILKGIYSKKFNEVPPKIHNLARLLKLVELENEIPDNFIDLINELNPLNIITRYPDQELDIIKNLDYEYSSTLLERTRRLFEWFKVKLQSETE, from the coding sequence ATGTCTAATGAAAATTATTGGCTTGAAATTGCTAGTTACGATTTAAAAACAGCGGAAGCAATGTTAAATTCTAAAAGATTTTTATATGTAGGATTTATGTGTCATCAATCAATAGAAAAAATATTAAAAGGTATTTATTCGAAAAAATTCAATGAAGTTCCACCTAAAATACATAATTTAGCAAGATTATTAAAACTAGTTGAGCTTGAAAATGAAATTCCTGATAATTTTATAGATTTAATTAATGAATTAAACCCATTAAATATCATAACAAGATATCCTGACCAGGAATTAGATATAATTAAAAACTTAGATTATGAATACTCCTCTACACTTTTGGAACGAACAAGGAGGTTATTTGAATGGTTCAAAGTAAAATTACAATCAGAAACAGAATAA
- a CDS encoding nucleotidyltransferase domain-containing protein: protein MVQSKITIRNRINQFINKLQKYVTVDKVILYGSWVNGNPGEFSDIDLAVFSPEFGKNKLKELQLLSKLAWEVDESIEAIPYSSNQLNNHDPTNFVYEIMKTGETIYDRAIKH, encoded by the coding sequence ATGGTTCAAAGTAAAATTACAATCAGAAACAGAATAAATCAATTTATTAATAAACTTCAAAAATATGTTACTGTAGACAAAGTGATACTTTATGGTTCATGGGTAAATGGTAACCCAGGTGAATTTAGTGATATTGACTTAGCAGTATTTTCTCCTGAGTTTGGTAAAAACAAACTTAAAGAACTTCAACTACTATCTAAATTAGCATGGGAAGTTGATGAATCAATTGAGGCAATCCCATACTCTTCAAATCAATTAAATAATCATGATCCTACAAATTTTGTCTATGAAATAATGAAAACTGGCGAAACTATATATGATAGAGCTATAAAGCATTGA
- a CDS encoding TIR domain-containing protein yields MKTDNNKVFIVHGHNIEVKETVARTIEKLGLEAVILNERPNTGQTIIEKLENNSDVGFAIILLTPDDLGKAKSEDDYKYRARQNVLVEMGYFIAKLGREKVCPIFLEEVELPSDFDGILYVPYDASGSWKFILGRELKAAGYNIDLNDIA; encoded by the coding sequence GTGAAAACAGATAATAATAAAGTATTTATAGTTCATGGTCATAATATTGAAGTAAAAGAAACGGTAGCTAGGACAATAGAGAAATTAGGACTTGAGGCAGTCATATTAAATGAAAGACCAAATACAGGGCAAACAATTATCGAAAAACTTGAGAATAATTCAGATGTTGGTTTTGCCATTATTCTTCTTACTCCTGATGACCTAGGAAAAGCTAAGTCAGAAGATGATTATAAATATAGAGCACGGCAAAATGTTCTTGTAGAAATGGGATATTTTATCGCAAAATTAGGAAGAGAGAAGGTATGTCCTATTTTTTTAGAAGAAGTTGAATTACCATCTGATTTTGATGGTATTTTATATGTGCCATATGACGCAAGTGGTAGCTGGAAATTTATATTAGGGCGTGAATTAAAAGCTGCTGGTTATAATATAGATCTTAATGATATTGCTTGA
- a CDS encoding chloramphenicol acetyltransferase: protein MKKIDLSKWSRKEHYNFFKQLDIPYFNITTDIDITKFYSFIKQNDYSFFKTLLYFVMKTANENDNFKLRISNEEIIKHNKISPSFTYLMDEETFNFCYAEYDNNFDNFIKNVEKSIKNSTGNLIDSDKEARDDLIYITSIPWVSFKSISHPINLNPIDSVPRIAWGKYFKENELLKLPFSVQVHHALMDGLHVGKYINKLQDKLYNPEKVVL from the coding sequence ATGAAGAAAATAGATCTTTCTAAATGGTCACGAAAAGAACATTATAATTTCTTTAAACAATTAGATATTCCCTATTTTAATATAACAACAGATATTGATATAACAAAGTTTTATTCTTTTATTAAACAAAATGATTATTCATTTTTTAAAACTTTACTATATTTCGTTATGAAAACTGCAAATGAAAATGATAACTTCAAATTACGTATAAGTAATGAGGAAATTATTAAGCACAATAAAATCAGTCCATCTTTTACATACTTAATGGATGAAGAAACCTTTAATTTTTGTTATGCAGAATATGACAATAACTTTGATAATTTTATAAAAAATGTTGAAAAATCTATTAAAAACAGCACTGGAAACCTTATTGATAGTGATAAAGAAGCTAGAGATGATTTGATTTATATAACTAGTATTCCCTGGGTTTCATTCAAAAGTATTTCACATCCAATTAATTTAAATCCTATTGATTCAGTACCTAGAATCGCATGGGGAAAATATTTTAAAGAAAATGAATTATTAAAGTTACCCTTTTCAGTTCAGGTCCATCATGCATTAATGGATGGGCTTCATGTTGGTAAATATATTAATAAATTACAAGATAAATTATATAATCCAGAAAAGGTAGTATTATAA